In a single window of the Nodularia spumigena CCY9414 genome:
- a CDS encoding S1 RNA-binding domain-containing protein, with amino-acid sequence MNSESKLSQPANSSFTMDDFAKALEVHDYQFQKGQVVRGKVFQLDPNGAYVDIGGKSSAFLPREEASLRAVTDLSEVLPLQEELEFLIIRDQDAEGQVTLSRKQLEIQQVWERLTEMNEGGQTVQVRVTGVNKGGVTVDILSLRGFIPRSHLAERDNLEALKGQSLTVAFLEINRNTNKLILSQRLATRSSSFSLLQLNQLVEGRVTGIKPFGIFVDLDGLSALLHIKQVSQKYIESLEKVFQIGQTIKAVIIDLDEGKGRVAISTRVLENFPGEMLENFDEVMASAEARANRATNKPAE; translated from the coding sequence ATGAACTCCGAATCGAAACTTTCTCAACCTGCCAATTCGTCTTTCACGATGGACGATTTTGCCAAAGCATTAGAAGTACACGACTACCAGTTTCAAAAAGGACAAGTTGTACGTGGGAAAGTATTTCAACTTGACCCCAATGGAGCTTATGTAGATATTGGTGGTAAGTCATCCGCTTTTCTCCCCCGTGAAGAGGCTTCTTTGAGAGCAGTTACCGATTTATCGGAGGTGCTGCCATTGCAAGAGGAACTGGAGTTTTTGATTATCCGAGATCAGGATGCAGAAGGTCAAGTCACCCTTTCTCGCAAGCAGTTGGAAATTCAGCAAGTCTGGGAACGACTGACCGAAATGAACGAAGGTGGCCAGACTGTGCAAGTTAGAGTCACGGGTGTGAATAAAGGTGGTGTTACCGTTGATATACTCTCCTTGCGAGGATTTATTCCGCGATCGCATTTAGCAGAGCGTGATAATCTAGAAGCTCTTAAAGGTCAAAGTTTGACTGTGGCTTTTTTAGAAATTAATCGTAATACCAACAAACTGATACTTTCCCAGCGCTTGGCAACTCGTTCTAGCAGCTTCAGCTTATTACAATTAAATCAGCTCGTGGAAGGTAGAGTTACTGGCATTAAACCTTTTGGGATATTTGTAGATTTAGATGGTCTTAGTGCGTTGCTACATATTAAGCAAGTTAGCCAAAAATACATTGAATCTCTCGAAAAAGTCTTTCAAATTGGTCAAACAATTAAAGCTGTAATTATTGACTTAGATGAAGGTAAAGGTCGTGTGGCTATTTCTACTAGGGTTTTAGAAAATTTCCCTGGTGAAATGCTAGAAAATTTTGATGAAGTCATGGCTTCAGCCGAGGCGCGTGCTAATCGAGCTACCAACAAACCTGCTGAATAG
- a CDS encoding dienelactone hydrolase family protein yields the protein MTEQIIDTTTVKLSQDNLPISAYLAQPQAPGSYPGVVVLQEIFGVNVHIREVTERIAQQGYIAIAPALFQRQAPDFETGYTPEDIEIGREYAWKQTQASELLSDIQSAIDYLKTLPQVKPDSFGCIGFCFGGHVAYLAATLPDITATASFYGAGITTRTPGGGAPTITLTPDIKGSIYTFFGMEDASIPGEQVDQIAAELEKYQISHRVFRYDGANHGFFCDHRASYNPKAAADAWEQVKQLFGSVLGA from the coding sequence ATGACAGAGCAAATAATAGATACCACAACGGTGAAACTTTCGCAAGATAATCTCCCAATATCAGCTTATCTGGCGCAACCACAAGCACCTGGTTCTTATCCAGGAGTTGTGGTATTACAGGAGATATTTGGTGTCAATGTTCACATTCGGGAAGTTACAGAACGAATTGCTCAACAAGGATATATTGCGATCGCCCCGGCACTTTTTCAACGTCAAGCACCTGATTTTGAAACAGGCTACACCCCGGAAGATATAGAAATTGGCAGAGAATATGCTTGGAAGCAAACTCAAGCATCAGAGTTATTGAGTGATATTCAATCAGCAATCGACTATCTCAAAACTCTACCCCAGGTGAAACCAGATAGCTTTGGCTGTATTGGCTTTTGTTTTGGTGGTCATGTAGCATATTTAGCTGCGACCCTACCAGATATCACAGCGACTGCTTCCTTTTACGGTGCTGGCATTACTACGCGCACACCAGGTGGTGGCGCTCCCACTATTACCCTTACCCCAGATATAAAAGGATCAATATATACTTTCTTTGGGATGGAAGATGCCAGCATCCCCGGCGAACAGGTAGATCAAATTGCCGCAGAATTAGAAAAATACCAAATTTCCCATCGTGTGTTTCGCTACGATGGAGCTAACCACGGATTTTTTTGTGACCATCGCGCCAGCTATAATCCTAAAGCCGCAGCTGATGCTTGGGAGCAGGTGAAACAACTTTTTGGCAGTGTGTTAGGAGCCTAG
- a CDS encoding YdcF family protein, whose protein sequence is MRHKFTKTSSISPWRKFRKQWQLLQKIAGVFCLILAGWLIFTTITLVWASSEPVDAFFVLGGSIRREIYVAEATKKYPQIPVLISSGSQLPCIWLIFQREAAELQNVWVENCANSTFENFYYGIPILRQWKVHKVTLITSPTHLPRAKWLAQILLGAHGIWVETDIVPEQGIPGNYESGWKTGLDVTRSLIWAVFSHIIWPQCSNVTRLAEVDMQAWQSRNFKCEHQGGIAKVKSEPAQSSPKGRG, encoded by the coding sequence ATGAGACATAAATTTACAAAAACCTCATCCATTTCTCCCTGGAGAAAATTCCGTAAACAGTGGCAATTGTTACAAAAAATAGCGGGTGTTTTCTGCCTAATATTGGCTGGTTGGCTAATTTTTACTACTATAACTCTGGTTTGGGCATCATCTGAGCCAGTAGATGCCTTTTTTGTGCTGGGTGGTAGTATTCGCCGAGAAATTTATGTTGCCGAAGCTACAAAAAAATATCCCCAAATTCCAGTTTTAATTTCCAGTGGTTCCCAACTACCCTGTATATGGCTAATTTTTCAGAGGGAAGCAGCAGAGTTACAAAACGTTTGGGTAGAAAATTGTGCGAATTCAACTTTTGAGAATTTTTACTATGGAATTCCCATTTTGCGGCAATGGAAAGTACATAAGGTAACACTAATAACCTCACCAACTCACCTACCCAGAGCTAAATGGCTAGCACAGATTCTTTTAGGCGCTCATGGTATTTGGGTTGAGACAGATATCGTTCCAGAGCAGGGCATACCGGGTAATTATGAGTCTGGGTGGAAAACGGGGCTAGATGTCACCCGAAGCTTAATTTGGGCAGTGTTTAGTCACATTATCTGGCCACAATGCTCAAATGTCACCAGACTTGCTGAGGTAGATATGCAAGCTTGGCAGAGCCGAAATTTTAAGTGTGAACACCAGGGAGGTATAGCAAAAGTCAAAAGTGAGCCAGCGCAGTCTTCTCCCAAAGGGAGAGGCTAG